From a single Solanum dulcamara chromosome 4, daSolDulc1.2, whole genome shotgun sequence genomic region:
- the LOC129885303 gene encoding uncharacterized protein LOC129885303, whose translation MIVCVAVVGHQNNPLYIQSFTEADDALKLHHIVHCSLDVVDERVNNPKKSSPTLNETFLGLLYPTENYKVYGYLTNTKVKLILVTTDLDIRDADVRNFFRKFHAAYVDAVSNPFHVPGKKITSRTFAERVSTIVKSFGLSSAV comes from the exons ATGATCGTTTGCGTTGCCGTCGTCGGTCACCAA AACAATCCGCTTTACATACAGAGCTTCACTGAAGCAGATGATGCCCTAAAGCTTCATCACATTGTTCATTGCTCCCTTGATGTTGTCGACGAAAGAG TGAACAATCCAAAAAAATCCAGCCCCACTCTGAACGAGACATTTCTTGGCCTTCTATATCCAACTGAAAACTACAAAGT GTATGGTTATTTGACTAATACAAAAGTGAAACTTATATTGGTAACAACAGATCTTGATATTAGAGATGCCGATGTGAGAAAT TTTTTCAGGAAATTTCATGCCGCATATGTTGATGCTGTGTCAAATCCATTTCATGTACCTGGCAAGAAGATAACATCCAGAACTTTTGCTGAAAGGGTTAGCACTATCGTCAAGTCTTTTGGTTTGAGTTCAGCTGTTTGA